Part of the Paludisphaera borealis genome, GCAGCTTCGTGAAAACGGACGAAGTCGCGGGCGAAGAGCGTTTCATCCATGACGAAGTTGATGGAGAGATAGACGATCTTCGGCCGATACGCGATCGCCGCGTTCGCCAGCGATCGCAGGGGAAGATTGGCGCCCAGGTTCCGGACCTGCCAGCCCTGCTCGCGCAGCAGAAGCTCCGCCAGCAAGCACGAGAGCACATAGGGATCGCCTTCAGGTGTCGCTCCGATGGCCAGCGGCCCCGACGCCGGCCGCCCCGCCTGCACCGCGATCAGTTCGTGCAACGCACCGGCCATGGATTGAGAAGCTTGGTGCTCCTCAAAGACATCGATAGCCCCGATCAGCCAGCCGTGGCCGATCTGCTCCATGACGGGTCGGACCAAGTCGTCGGCCAACGTCTCAGCAGGACACCCCTGGAGACTCAAAGTCTTCACCAAATCCTGAGCTGCTCGACTTTCGCCCTGACGTAACAACTTCACAAGCAATTCGCACGACCGCTCGTCAACTCTCGACGACACAGCTCGAACGCCGGCCTCGCCGCCGCGAGCCAGCCGTCGGGCCATTCGATCCACCTCGGAAATGGCGACCTGCCGATGCCCCCCTTGG contains:
- a CDS encoding excisionase family DNA-binding protein, with the protein product MKSSKPFLYRSLFMKPLDSLLRTHEVAERLQVSVSTVKRWVDSGTLQAVRTQGGHRQVAISEVDRMARRLARGGEAGVRAVSSRVDERSCELLVKLLRQGESRAAQDLVKTLSLQGCPAETLADDLVRPVMEQIGHGWLIGAIDVFEEHQASQSMAGALHELIAVQAGRPASGPLAIGATPEGDPYVLSCLLAELLLREQGWQVRNLGANLPLRSLANAAIAYRPKIVYLSINFVMDETLFARDFVRFHEAAVAVGAAVIVGGRALGAVLRSKLPYAAYAERMAHLLEFARSHWSEAALERTRDEA